In Amycolatopsis sp. FBCC-B4732, the genomic stretch CGACGTGGCCCGGGGTGTCGATGATGTTGATCTGGTGGTCGTCCCAGAAGGTGGTGGTCGCAGCCGAGGTGATGGTGATGCCCCGCTTCTGCTCCTCCTCCATCCAGTCCATGGTGGCGGCGCCGTCGTGGACTTCACCGATCTTGTAGTTGACCCCGGTGTAGAACAGGATCCGCTCGGTGGTGGTCGTCTTGCCGGCGTCGATGTGGGCCATGATGCCGATGTTGCGGACCTTGTTCAGGTCGGTCAGCACTTCACGTGCCACGAGAGTGTTCCCCTGTTCTCAAGCTTGGGGCCCGGCATGGCTGGCCCAGAAGACGGGCGGCGATGCCGAACTACTTACCAGCGGTAGTGCGCGAAGGCCCGGTTGGACTCGGCCATCTTGTGCGTGTCCTCGCGACGCTTCACGGAGGCACCGAGGCCGTTGGAAGCGTCCAGGAGCTCGTTCTGCAGGCGCTCGATCATCGTCTTCTCGCGGCGAGCCTGCGAGAAGGAGACCAGCCAGCGCAGCGCCAGGGTGGTGGAGCGGCCCGGCTTGACCTCGATCGGCACCTGGTAGGTGGCGCCACCGACGCGGCGGCTCTTCACCTCGATGGTGGGCTTCACGTTGTCGAGGGCGCGCTTCAGCGTGACGACGGGGTCGGTACCCGTCTTCTCGCGAGCGCCTTCGAGCGCGCCGTAGACGATGCGCTCGGCCAGGGACCGCTTCCCGTCCTTCAGCACCTTGTTCACCAGCTGGGTGACCAGCGGGGAGGCGTAGACGGGGTCGGAGATCAGCGGCCGCTTCGGGGCCGGACCCTTGCGGGGCATTAGCTCTTCTCCTTCTTCGCGCCGTACCGGCTGCGCGCCTGCTTGCGGTTCTTGACACCCTGCGTGTCGAGCGAACCGCGGATGATCTTGTAACGGACACCCGGAAGGTCCTTCACACGACCACCGCGCACGAGCACCATCGAGTGCTCCTGCAGGTTGTGGCCCTCACCGGGGATGTAGGCGGTGACCTCGATGCCGCTGGTCAGCTTCACACGCGCGACCTTGCGCAGCGCCGAGTTCGGCTTCTTGGGGGTGGTCGTGTACACGCGGGTGCACACGCCGCGCCGCTGCGGGCTCCCCTTGAGGGCCGCGGTCTTCTGCTTGGCAGCCTTGTCCTGGCGGCCCTTGCGGACCAGCTGCTGGATCGTGGGCAATGGACCAGCTTCCTGTCGTGATCTGCTTCTTCGTGTCTTCACCGGCCCCCGCGGTCGGGCGTGTCGGCCCGCGTCACGGTCTGACGACCGGTAACTTCCCGGAGGGATTTCCGTCGGAACCCCGACCTGCCGAAGCCGGTGACCGGGTGCCTGAGCACCCCGCCCATGCCGCACGGCACGCGGAGCGGCCCGACGCATGCCGGGCACGGTCTCCAAAGATACCCGCCCGGATCCGGACGGAGCGCGGCGGGGGGTCTGAAGGTCGGCGAACGTTCAGCCTACCTCTCGGCACCGCCCGGCCGGGGGATGTTCCGGAGTCCGGTCACCCCGGTGTGGCGCCGCACTTCCCGGCACGCGCTTCTCCCGCCGACAGTGTTCTCAACGCGTGTGACCCCCGGGATGTTCCAGGGGCCGCGCGGACGGGCGCTCCCCCTCCCGCGGCGCTCCGGCCCCGGCCACGACGCGGGCGCCGGCGGTCGTGCCGCTCCCGGTTCCCGGCGATGCGGCACCGCGCCGGCCGCGTCCGGGCCACGAACCGCCTCCTCGGCGGTCGCTACCCGGACCACTCCGCGACCGGCGCCCGGAGCTCGCCCTTCGTCCGGCGACGTGAACGACCCGTTCACGTCGCCGGACGAGGTGAACGAGTCGTTCACGGCACCGCGGGCGGCTCGGTCCGGGCGCGCGGTGCGTCAGTCCTCGTCGGGCTTCGCGTGGTCCGGCTTGCCCGGGTTCGGGTCCCGCGAGAGGTCGATCAGCGGGTGCACCCCCGCCCCCTCGGGTGCCGCGTGGCTCCCGGTCGACTTCGGCTCCTCGTCGGGCCGGCCGGCCCCTTCGGTGCTGGTCATCACACACTCCTAGCGTTCATCCCTGCTTCCCCTTGCGGCCGGAAACCTACCCATTACCCGACCGGGTGACGCAGTGGGATCGGATCGGCCGTTCCGTGCGTCACACCGCCACCGAAGGGCCACGATGAGTGGACAGGCGATCGGAGGGACGAGGGCATGGCGGCCGAGTTCGACCGACTGGTGACCGAGTTCGAGCGGTTCCAGTCGAGCATCCGGGACGTCGACGACCGGTTCGCCGGTCTCGGCGCGATGCAGCAGGAGCTGTCGGAACTCCAGGCGAGCGCGTCGTCGCCGGACGGCGGGGTGACCGTCGTCACCGGGCCGGGTGGTGCGGTCCTGGACGTCAAGTTCACCGACGCCGCGCTGGCGAAGGGGCCGCAGGCGCTGTCCGCGGCCCTGATGGCGACGCTGCGGGAAGCCGTCGGCGAGGCGGCCCGGCGGCAGGCGGTGCTCGTCCAGGAGCACCTCGGCGACGAGCTCGGCCTGGTCGACCAGGTCCTGGAGACGCAGGCCGAGGCGTTCGGAACCACCGTCGAAGAAATGCGGTCGAAGCTGGCGGAAGGGACGCCGTCGCGGGAGCGGCCGTCCGCGCCGGAGGACTTCTCCGAGGAGCGGGTGCTGCGCCAGGCCGGCGACGCCCCGCCGCCACCGGCACCGCCTGCGAGCGGCGGTACCGCGGGCGAGTCGTTCCTGCGGAACCTGTTCGACGAGGAGGACTGATGCCCGACGGGACCGGCGGCTACCAGGTCGAGGTCGACGCGCTGCACAAGTACGTCGGTGTGCTCGGCCAGTACAAGGACCAGGGCGCGAAGTTCACCGAGAAGGTCGGGCAGTCCGACGTCGGCGACAAGTCGTGGGGCGTGGTCGGCCTGTTCACCAAGCACGGGTACGACGAAACGCTGCGGGAGCTGCGCGACCTGCTGGCCTCGATGGCCGAGGGCCTGACCTCGGCGCAGGGCAAGTTCACCGACGCGGCGAACGTCTACCAGGGCACCGAAGACGACCACAAGGCCTTCTTCGGGCAGGTCGAGGTCCTGCTCGACGGCCCGAAGAAGCCCTGAGGGGGCCACGACGATGGCGGAGTTCCAGGACGTCGCGAGCGGCGTCAGCGTGAAGAGCGACGACCCGGGCACCGTGCTGGGGGTGAACGTCGACAACGCGGTCAAGGCGACGCCGTTCGTGGGCGGTGCCGTGACCGCCGGCAAGGACGTCGTCTCCGTGTACCAGGCGGTCACCGCGCCCCACCCCGACGGTGTCGACATCGCGCTCGGGGTGGCCTCGATCGCGACCGACACGACGTCGTTCATCCAGTCCAGCGCGAGCACCATCACCGACATCGCCACCGACCCGCTCGGCTGGCTCGTCGGGCAGGGGCTGAACTTCCTGATCAGCGCGGTCCAGCCGATCCAGGACGCGATCCACTTCGTCAGCGGCGACGGGCCCGCGCTCGCCACCGCGGCCGGCAACTTCGGCGCCATCGCCACCGGGCTGGACGAGCTGGCGAAGAACTTCGCCGCGGTCGCCGACACGTCGCTGGCGGGCTGGAAGGGCGACGCCGGCGACGCGGCGCGAAGGTCGCTCGGCGAGTTCGCCCACGGCATCGGCGGCGTCTCCGCGAAGTCCGGCGACATGGCGCAGATGCTGCAGCTGAGCAGCATGCTGATGAGCTTCGTCGAGGACCTGATCAAGGCGATCCTCACCGAGCTGGTCACCTGGCTGATCATGATCTGGATCCCGGCGCTCGCGGCCGCGGTGCCCACCTGCGGGGCGTCGGTGGCCACCGCGGGCACGGCGTCGGAGGTCAAGCTCGGCACGACCGCCGCGAAGACGACGAAGAAGGTCTCGAAGGTCCGCGAGCTGCTGCAGAAGATCCTCGAGTGGCTGCAGAAGATGAAGGCCAAGCTGGCCGCCACGAAGCTGGGCAAGGTGTTCGCCGACGGCAAGACCGCGGAGAAGCTCGCGGAGATCGCCGAAGGCAACGCGGGCAAGAGCATGGTCGACAAGCTCAAGGGCGCCGAAGGCATGATCGGCAAGCGGGCCGGCGAGAACGCGCTGTCCGAGATCGCGAAGAAGGGCGGCGAAGCCGCGGCCAAGGGCGTCTTCGGGTTCAACCCAGCCAACCCCGGCGACAACCCGGCCAAGACGCTGAACGACCACCTCGGCAAGCTCAACAGCCACGTCAAGAACGCCAAGAAGGCGAGCGACCACGGCGAGACCGGCCGGACCCAATCCGACGACGAGACGCGCGAGGACCTGGACTTCTGATGGCAGGCGTGGTGGCGGTCGTCCTGATCGTGGCGGTGTTCGCGGTGGTGGCGTCCCTCTGGTGGCGGTCGCGCACGAAGTTCGTCGAGAGCCGCAAGGAGCACTGGTTCAAGGCCTTCGCGGCCGAGCGCGGCGGCACCTTCGACAGCGGCGTCCCCAGCGACGCGCGGGCGGTCCCGACCTTCGGCGTGCGCCACCCCAGCGGCCGGCCGCTGGCCGGGAGCACCCACACGAAGTGGGTCGAGTTCCGCCACCGCGACCGGCCGGCGATCGCCGTCGACGCCCAGGAGCCGTACCGGCACTTCGACGACCACACGTACTTCCGCGACATCCACGTCACGCAGGTGCGGGTCCCGGCCTCCCCCGAGCTGCGGATCACCGCGGGGACGGGCCTGTCGGTGCCGTCGGACCCGCGGCTCGAGGGCGAGCTGACCCGGTGGCTGGCCGCGAACCCGCGTTTCGCCGGGCGGGACGTCGTCGTCGAGCACGGCTCGGCGCGGACCTGGGGCCAGGGCTGCGCGACCCGGGCGAACATCGTGGCCGAGGCCGACTACCTCGGCGAACTGGCGGACGCGCTGCCCGCCGTGCTGTGGAGCGTCAGCGGCGACGCGTAGTGAGGTGCGTCAGGCCCGCCGAAAGCGCGAACACCAGGCCCAGCCCCACGACGTAAGGGCCGGCCAGCAGGGCGAACCCGGCGCCGATGTTGGCGTCGGGCTGGTCGGACGTCGCCCGGAAACCGATCGCGCCGACCGAAAGCAGGATCGCCCCCACGGTGATCAGGAGGACGGCCACCACCGTGAGGCGCTTCGTGACAGTCGTCATGTCCCCATGGTGCCGGGGCACGGGCCAATTCGCTGGACAGCGTCCCCAGGATGGGTACGTGAACTGGACGATCACCCGGACCGACGTGGCCCACCCGGACGCCGTCGCGATCATGCGCGAGTACATGGACGAAGTCGCTTCGCGCTACTTCGGCCGCCCGATCACCGAAGCCGAGCTCACGCACTACGTCGCCGAGGAGCCCGGCACCGATCTGGTGCCGCCCGCCGGGGCGTTCTTCGTCGGCAGGCGCGACGGCGAGGTCGCGGGGTGCGCCGGGACGCGTGTCGTCGAGCCCGGGATCTCCGAGCTGACGAAGGTCTTCATCAAGCCCGCCCACCGCGGCACCGGCGGCGGCCCCGCGCTGGTGGCGGCCGCCGAGGAGGCCGCGCGCGGGTTCGGCTCGGCGCTCATGCGCCTGGACACCCGCCACGACCTCGTCGAAGCCCGCGCGCTCTACGCGAAGATCGGCTACGACGAGGTCGAGCCCTTCAACGACGGGCAGTTCGCCGAGCACTGGTTCGCGAAGGCGCTCAGCTGAGCCGTCCGGTGCACGCGGCGACCTCGCCGGGCGCCGACTTCTGCGACGTCACCACGCGGCCGCCGAGCGAGATGCGGCACTCCACCGCGCCGCTCCCCTGCCCGAGCAGCTGCACCGAACCGGCCGACGCCCAGCTGAGCTCCTTCCGCCACGGCAGCGGGACTTCGAGCTCCTGGTGGACCAGGCCGAGGCCGTTCGAGTCGTAGACGACGGTCGCCGTGCCGGTGCCCGCCAGCTCGTAGGTCACCTGGTAGCCCGACGGTGCCGGCGGCGTCGAGGTGTACGTCGCCGTCGCCATGACCGTGCGCGGCGGGACCGACGACAGCGACGGCTCCCCCACCACGGCGACCGCCGGGGCCGGTGGGGACGAGCCGTCGTCGCCGAGGATGAAGATGCCCGCGGTCACCGCCGCGATCGCGATCACCGCGACGGCGAGCCTGCCGGTCAGCTGCCGGTTCATGGGGACTCCCCAGGGAAAGGGCGGCCCCCGGGGTGCGGGGGCCGCCCGCGGGTCAGAAGGAGGGCAGGAGCTTGCCCGGGACACCGTTGACCGACTGGATGAGGCCGAGCACCGGGACGCCGAGCGGGGCGAACGTCCAGATGTTGTTCAGGCCGCTGGTGTCCGGCTCGTCGACCACGACGACACCGGGGGCGTCGGCCGCGAGCGCCGGACCGGCCGCGGTGAACAGGGCGGCACCGGCGAGGACGGCGGCACCGGCCGCGCGAGCGAGGGTCTTCTTCACGGGTTCTCTGCCTTTCAGGAAACAGCGGTGATCAGGTCGAAGACGGGCGCGAGCAGGTCGACCGGCTGGCCGAGCGGCCCGAGCACGCCGCCCAGGTCGACGCCGGGCACGAGCCAGACGGAACCGTCGGTCGGGCCGGCACTGGCGACCCCCGCGGCCAGGCCCGTGAACGCCGTCGCCGCGACGAGCGGCAGCAGCACGCGGGCAGCAAGACGCTTCATACTTTTCCTTTCCTACCAAGGGATTTCAGCGGAGAACCGACGTGATCGGCACGATGGTTCCGTCGGGTACCCACTGGCCCGCGTAGTCGCGGTCCATCACCATTCCGGTGGCGTGGGGTTCGGTGGGGTACATCGGCATGGCGTTGACCTGGGCGGCGGCGAAGATCTGGACGTCGCCCGCGGCGGCACCGCCGGCGCCGAGCCAGTTCCGGAAGCCGCCGAGGGTCGGGCTTTCGCCGCCGAAGCGGTTGCCGACCGCCACGGCGTACCCGACCGCGGTCGCCTCCCGCGGGTCGAACCGCAGCGGCAGCGACGCGCTCGCGACGGCGTTGACGATCGGCCCGTTCAGCAGCCACGGCGCCAGGTACAGCCCGTACTGGTGGGTGGGTTCGAGACGTTGCAGCTCGGCGGCCCGCGTCATCGCCGGGTAGCCGGCGGCCCAGCCGGAGACGACGACGAGCGCGGTGTCGGGCCCGGCGTCCGGCCGCACGGCGAGTCCGGTGCGCGCCGCGGTTTCGCGCACCAGCTTCGCGGCCGCGATCCCCCGCGGGGAGTCGTCCTCGACCAGCGTGAGCGCGGACGGCTTGCGCCCGGCGAGGAATTCGACCAGCTTGACCAGCGCTCCCCCGTCCGCCGGCGTCAGCGCGTCGGCCGGGCAGGCACCCAGCACGTCCGCGCGGCCGGCGACCAGGCCGCCGAGCGCGGCCGACGCGCACTCCGGCGCGTCCGCGTCGGTGATCGCCGGGCCGGGCGCGGTCCCGGCGTCGACCTCGACGACCGTCGCCGTGCCGCCGTGGCGGATCTCCAGGTCGCTGCGGCCGGGCGGCAAGTCGACGTCGGCCCACGTGCCCTCGGC encodes the following:
- the rpsG gene encoding 30S ribosomal protein S7; its protein translation is MPRKGPAPKRPLISDPVYASPLVTQLVNKVLKDGKRSLAERIVYGALEGAREKTGTDPVVTLKRALDNVKPTIEVKSRRVGGATYQVPIEVKPGRSTTLALRWLVSFSQARREKTMIERLQNELLDASNGLGASVKRREDTHKMAESNRAFAHYRW
- the rpsL gene encoding 30S ribosomal protein S12 — encoded protein: MPTIQQLVRKGRQDKAAKQKTAALKGSPQRRGVCTRVYTTTPKKPNSALRKVARVKLTSGIEVTAYIPGEGHNLQEHSMVLVRGGRVKDLPGVRYKIIRGSLDTQGVKNRKQARSRYGAKKEKS
- a CDS encoding YbaB/EbfC family nucleoid-associated protein yields the protein MAAEFDRLVTEFERFQSSIRDVDDRFAGLGAMQQELSELQASASSPDGGVTVVTGPGGAVLDVKFTDAALAKGPQALSAALMATLREAVGEAARRQAVLVQEHLGDELGLVDQVLETQAEAFGTTVEEMRSKLAEGTPSRERPSAPEDFSEERVLRQAGDAPPPPAPPASGGTAGESFLRNLFDEED
- a CDS encoding WXG100 family type VII secretion target is translated as MAEFQDVASGVSVKSDDPGTVLGVNVDNAVKATPFVGGAVTAGKDVVSVYQAVTAPHPDGVDIALGVASIATDTTSFIQSSASTITDIATDPLGWLVGQGLNFLISAVQPIQDAIHFVSGDGPALATAAGNFGAIATGLDELAKNFAAVADTSLAGWKGDAGDAARRSLGEFAHGIGGVSAKSGDMAQMLQLSSMLMSFVEDLIKAILTELVTWLIMIWIPALAAAVPTCGASVATAGTASEVKLGTTAAKTTKKVSKVRELLQKILEWLQKMKAKLAATKLGKVFADGKTAEKLAEIAEGNAGKSMVDKLKGAEGMIGKRAGENALSEIAKKGGEAAAKGVFGFNPANPGDNPAKTLNDHLGKLNSHVKNAKKASDHGETGRTQSDDETREDLDF
- a CDS encoding GNAT family N-acetyltransferase, yielding MNWTITRTDVAHPDAVAIMREYMDEVASRYFGRPITEAELTHYVAEEPGTDLVPPAGAFFVGRRDGEVAGCAGTRVVEPGISELTKVFIKPAHRGTGGGPALVAAAEEAARGFGSALMRLDTRHDLVEARALYAKIGYDEVEPFNDGQFAEHWFAKALS